In Mycobacterium sp. 050128, one genomic interval encodes:
- a CDS encoding ABC transporter ATP-binding protein, whose protein sequence is MGVAIEVSGLTKSFGSSRIWEDVTLDIPSGEVSVLLGPSGTGKSVFLKSLIGLLRPERGSIVIDGTDIIECSAKELYEIRTLFGVLFQDGALFGSMNLYDNTAFPLREHTKKKEGEIRDIVMEKLELVGLGGDERKFPGEISGGMRKRAGLARALVLDPQIILCDEPDSGLDPVRTAYLSQLILDINAQIDATILIVTHNISVARTVPDNIGMLFRKHLVMFGPREVLLTSDEPVVRQFLNGRRIGPIGMSEEKDEATMAEEQAMVDAGHHSGGTEEIEGVPPQIVATPGMPERKAVARRQARVREMLHTLPKKAQTAILDDLEGTHKYQAHEFGD, encoded by the coding sequence ATGGGCGTCGCTATTGAGGTCAGCGGTCTAACCAAGTCCTTCGGATCGTCGAGGATTTGGGAAGACGTGACCCTCGATATCCCTTCTGGGGAGGTCAGCGTTTTGCTGGGCCCGTCGGGTACCGGTAAGTCCGTGTTTTTGAAGTCCTTGATCGGCCTCCTTCGTCCGGAACGTGGCTCGATTGTCATCGATGGCACCGACATCATCGAGTGCTCGGCCAAGGAGCTCTACGAGATCCGCACGTTGTTCGGGGTTTTGTTCCAGGACGGCGCGTTGTTCGGTTCGATGAATCTCTATGACAACACCGCCTTCCCGCTGCGCGAGCACACCAAGAAAAAGGAAGGCGAGATCCGTGACATCGTCATGGAGAAGCTCGAATTGGTGGGTCTCGGCGGTGACGAGCGGAAGTTCCCCGGCGAGATCTCCGGTGGTATGCGCAAGCGTGCCGGCCTGGCCCGCGCCCTGGTGCTGGACCCGCAGATCATTCTCTGCGACGAGCCCGACTCGGGTCTGGACCCGGTCCGTACCGCCTACCTGAGCCAGCTGATCCTCGACATCAACGCCCAGATCGACGCGACCATTCTGATCGTGACGCACAACATCAGCGTCGCCCGCACCGTGCCGGACAACATCGGCATGCTGTTCCGCAAGCACCTGGTCATGTTCGGCCCGCGCGAGGTGTTGCTGACCAGCGATGAGCCGGTGGTGCGCCAGTTCCTCAACGGCCGCCGCATCGGGCCGATCGGCATGTCCGAAGAGAAGGACGAGGCGACCATGGCCGAAGAGCAAGCCATGGTCGATGCGGGTCACCACTCCGGCGGCACCGAGGAGATCGAGGGCGTACCGCCGCAGATCGTCGCGACACCCGGCATGCCGGAACGCAAAGCGGTGGCACGGCGTCAGGCCCGGGTGCGCGAGATGCTGCACACCCTCCCCAAGAAGGCACAGACGGCGATCCTCGACGACCTCGAGGGCACCCACAAGTACCAAGCGCACGAGTTCGGCGACTGA